A region from the Antennarius striatus isolate MH-2024 chromosome 24, ASM4005453v1, whole genome shotgun sequence genome encodes:
- the LOC137591661 gene encoding PI-PLC X domain-containing protein 1-like — protein MEDEEKPPLAANHDWMSRLPAKLLDVPLWNLAVPGSHDSMSFCLDVSSPVQQSEPYLIRVLDRLFPCCTRPCVLRWATTQQSVLSDQCELGIRFLDLRIAKKPKGGGTLFFAHGIYTLMTVKEALSELATWLDAHPKEIVIISCSHFDSLTDEDHVRLADFILRLFGKKLCSSKETPTLRSCWSSGQQVVLSYDNQQMTLQHPELWPGVPYWYADSPDPMKVLAYLEQHKHSGRPAGFYAIGLNLTEDVPYVVLHPFQNMRKMTVRALSLLLHWTSEQIPGSEGGGVNILCCDFVDVSQFCSLVIGLNYKLLRGAGPFAADPICMVPGASQWDVSGCCHSNHTGDPV, from the exons ATGGAGGACGAAGAGAAGCCGCCGCTCGCTGCAAACCACGACTGGATGTCCCGTTTGCCCGCAAAGCTGCTGGACGTCCCGCTGTGGAATCTGGCCGTACCCG GGAGCCACGACAGCATGTCTTTCTGCCTGGATGTCTCCTCTCCTGTCCAGCAGTCGGAGCCCTACCTCATCAGAGTCCTTGACAGGTTGTTCCCCTGCTGCACCCGACCCTGTGTCCTCCGCTGGGCCACCACACAG CAGTCCGTCCTCAGTGATCAGTGCGAGCTTGGTATTCGTTTCCTTGATCTCCGGATTGCCAAGAAGCCAAAGGGAGGTGGCACGTTGTTCTTTGCCCACGGCATCTACACACTGATGACAGTGAAG gaggCTCTTTCTGAACTGGCTACCTGGTTGGACGCTCATCCGAAAGAGATTGTCATCATTTCCTGCTCGCACTTTGACTCCCTCACTGATGAAGATCACGTCCGACTCGCCGACTTCATCCTCAGGCTGTTTGGAAAGAAACTCTGTTCCTCAAAG GAGACGCCCACCCTGCGCTCCTGTTGGTCCTCAGGTCAGCAGGTTGTTCTTTCCTATGACAACCAGCAGATGACGCTGCAGCACCCAGAGCTGTGGCCTGGAGTACCTTACTG GTACGCTGACAGCCCAGACCCGATGAAGGTCCTCGCCTACCTGGAGCAGCACAAACACAGCGGACGACCAG ctggtTTTTACGCCATCGGCTTGAACCTGACAGAAGACGTTCCTTATGTCGTCCTCCACCCCTTCCAGAACATGAGGAAGATGACCGTCAGGGCTCTCTCACTGCTGCTCCACTGGACGAGCGAGCAGATCCCCGGGAGTGAGGGGGGCGGAGTCAACATCCTCTGCTGCGACTTTGTGGATGTCAGTCAGTTCTGCTCACTCGTGATTGGCCTAAACTACAAACTGCTGCGTGGAGCCGGTCCATTCGCTGCCGATCCCATCTGCATGGTTCCAGGAGCCTCTCAATGGGATGTCAGTGgctgttgccatagcaaccacACTGGAGATCCAGTATAA
- the LOC137591660 gene encoding collagen alpha-1(XVIII) chain-like, which produces MFFHSDKVLPGNLTRMIGDVLNGTVEGGPDATLTSHDSRINGSGQPCLPVPSDWPICSGKWSTHFTLPNFFNHTSVEEVGVVLQEWAWLSRKGCHHSAEWFLCLLLAPRCSSSATPLHLPCRSYCHVLQDSCWASLENGRLPVECDLLPDPAQEHGHPACVSVSTWRVESGVTLLQLIGDPPPDDITRVYGPGGEASYIFTSGAVSGQPAVVHIPNPFYRQFSLVFHVKPSTLTSSVLFSITDGPQNIMYIGVKLSAVKSGRQKVQFFYTEPDSEASYEAASFDVPSLVNTWSRFSLSVFEDQVTFYQGCDSEPQVVKFERSPDPMELDTGAGVFVGQAGGADDAKFQGEMSELKLVGNPRAAERLCDDEDDSDAASGDFGSGEGIRTQSGHTVKTTPASLRPMPEPPVITSQGSKLRETGPAGPAGPKGDRGEKGSKGDMGSAGPKGDSGSRSGSVSLGGEVQGGKGAKGDKGTKGSSGFGFPGNKGERGAQGPQGRPGPPGPAAEVVRLGDGSVVQQVSGPPGPPGPPGPDGSPGAAGVNGEPGDPGEDGVAGPLGPRGFPGSPGISGPKGQKGETGDSQPGPRGPPGPPGPPGPGAGDRPTFIDMEGSGFPDWDKVRGIHGPPGLPGPPGPPGPPGTSVVLGPDGPVAFGPPGPPGMDGAPGLPGLPGPPGPPGPPGFRGIKGDEGELGLPGPSGEKQESQDFFSDLFSYLTPSSTGDEGVPGRPGTPGQSGLAGLPGPMGPPGPQGPPGPPGPPYGEGFVGVDITNGSPGLRGPPGPQGPPGIAGLPGKPGLPGLHGDKGAEGSRGTPGIPGMNGFPGQPGEKGERGLKGDAGLPGRDGGRPGPPGPPGPPGQIIYQSGGDGGIPGHTGFPGPMGPKGNQGDPGPPGYAPKGQKGEPGIIVGPDGRPLYFGGLAGPEGGFGPPGPVGPPGSHGSPGPKGEIGFPGRPGRPGLNGAKGAKGDVGGGSGFSYPGPPGPPGPPGPPGPPFDLFSRSFPAVKGEKGDRGPPGALDATGLGSTFDLHALRNEMKGETGSKGEKGEPGGGYYNHRYGGGVAGPPGEPGPPGPKGEPELGPPGPPGPPGLPGRGYDGRPGPQGPPGPPGPPGSFHQGADRGTQTISIPGPPGPPGAPGLPVHTSGVTVLRSFDTMTTTARRQPEGSLVYVIEQTDLYVRVRDGVRQVHLGQYIELPNVDDNEIATAESPPVVPYSQDHHQNTSSHDHHRTPEHPVQPDTRQPSQPDTKHPSHPSYPDPRYPTHSDPRYQPDSRHQPDPRYPSPTDPRYPSYSERYDQPDGRYSIHTGHERPSYPDGRYPVTPHRRPPPPEPELPVHHHSSGPGLHLIALNTPQTGGMRGIRGADFLCFTQAQAIGMKGTFRAFLSSRLQDLHSIVRKADRDRIPIVNLKDEVLFDNWDSIFNDGRMKHDVPIYSFDGKDVLSDSTWPEKMTWHGSNSAGQRQDDNFCETWRLGDQEQKGMASSLQSGSLLQQSSSRCSSSYVVLCIENSYAGHTRR; this is translated from the exons ATGTTCTTCCACAGTGATAAAGTCCTGCCTGGTAATTTAACCAGGATGATAGGTGATGTTCTTAATGGGACTGTTGAGGGTGGTCCGGATGCTACGCTAACCTCCCACGATAGCCGCATCAATGGTTCTGGCCAACCTTGTCTCCCAGTGCCTTCTGATTGGCCCATTTGCTCCGGCAAATGGTCAACACATTTCACACTGCCCAATTTTTTCAACCACACATCTGTAGAAGAGGTGGGGGTGGTCCTACAGGAGTGGGCGTGGCTCTCGAGGAAGGGGTGTCACCACAGTGCAGAGTGGTTCCTCTGCCTCCTACTGGCGCCCAGGTGTTCTTCCTCTGCCACGCCCCTGCACCTGCCCTGTCGCAGCTACTGCCATGTTCTGCAGGACAGCTGCTGGGCGTCTCTGGAAAACGGCCGTCTGCCAGTGGAGTGTGACCTCCTACCCGACCCGGCGCAGGAGCACGGGCATCCTGCGTGTGTGTCAGTTAGTACCTGGAGAG TGGAGAGCGGCGTCACCCTACTTCAGCTAATCGGGGACCCTCCACCGGATGACATCACCAGGGTCTACGGGCCAGGAGGGGAGGCCTCCTACATCTTCACGTCAGGAGCGGTGTCAGGCCAGCCGGCCGTGGTCCACATTCCCAATCCTTTTTACCGCCAGTTCTCCCTTGTCTTCCACGTCAAGccctccaccctcacctcctCTGTCCTCTTCTCCATCACCGACGGGCCCCAGAACATCATGTACATCGGCGTCAAGCTGAGCGCGGTCAAGTCCGGCCGTCAGAAGGTGCAGTTCTTCTACACCGAACCCGACTCTGAAGCTTCCTACGAGGCGGCCAGCTTCGACGTGCCGAGCCTGGTGAACACCTGGTCCCGCTTCTCGCTGTCAGTCTTTGAGGATCAGGTGACCTTCTACCAGGGATGCGACTCTGAGCCTCAGGTGGTGAAGTTTGAGCGTTCGCCGGATCCCATGGAGCTGGACACCGGGGCGGGTGTCTTTGTGGGACAGGCAGGAGGAGCTGACGATGCAAAGTTCCAG gGTGAGATGTCCGAGCTGAAACTGGTGGGAAACCCTCGGGCTGCTGAGCGTCTGTGTGACGATGAGGATGACTCAGATGCT GCGTCTGGCGACTTTGGCAGCGGTGAAGGCATCAGGACGCAGAGTGGACACACTGTGAAG ACCACGCCTGCGTCCCTCCGCCCCATGCCTGAACCACCTGTGATAACCTCTCAAGGAAGCAAACTCAGGGaaacag GTCCTGCAGGTCCCGCTGGCCCTAAAGGTGACAGAGGAGAGAAAGGCTCGAAGGGGGACATGGGCTCTGCAGGGCCAAAGGGAGATTCCGGGTCCAGGTCTGGTTCCGTCTCTCTGGGTGGAGAAGTGCAG ggGGGAAAAGGTGCAAAA gGAGACAAAGGTACAAAG GGGAGCTCCGGATTCGGATTCCCCGGCAACAAAGGAGAACGTGGGGCTCAGGGACCCCAGGGGCGCCCCGGCCCTCCTGGACCTGCAGCTGAAGTGGTTCGACTTGGGGACGGATCTGTTGTGCAGCAGGTATCTGGCCCTCCTGGACCACCCGGGCCACCAGGGCCAGATGGATcaccaggagctgcaggagttAATGGAGAACCT GGCGATCCAGGAGAGGATGGCGTTGCT GGTCCTCTTGGGCCTCGAGGTTTCCCAGGAAGTCCAGGAATTTCTGGCCCCAAAGGCCAAAAG GGTGAAACTGGAGATAGCCAACCAGGACCTAGAGGGCCCCCTGGTCCACCAGGACCTCCTGGACCTGGTGCTGGTGACCGCCCC ACCTTCATCGACATGGAGGGCTCAGGATTCCCGGATTGGGACAAAGTCCGG GGCATACATGGACCTCCAGGCCTCCCTGGACCCCCCGGTCCTCCTGGCCCTCCTGGGACTTCAGTGGTATTGGGACCAGATGGTCCAGTAGCCTTTGGACCTCCGGGACCGCCTGGAATGGATGGAGCCCCCGGTCTGCCG GGTCTTCCTggtcctcctggtcctcctggtccacCAGGATTCAGAGGCATTAAG GGTGATGAAGGTGAGCTGGGCCTCCCAGGACCGTCTGGAGAGAAG CAAGAAAGCCAAGACTTTTTCTCGGACCTGTTCTCTTACTTAACTCCATCCTCTACG GGTGATGAAGGTGTGCCAGGAAGGCCTGGTACACCAGGTCAGAGTGGGCTGGCTGGGCTTCCAGGTCCCATGGGACCTCCTGGACCTCAGGGTCCACCTGGGCCACCAGGGCCCCCATACGGCGAGGGTTTT GTTGGAGTTGACATCACAAATGGTTCACCTGGACTCAGAGGCCCACCTGGACCACAG GGCCCACCTGGTATTGCAGGCCTACCT GGTAAACCGGGTTTACCGGGCCTCCATGGAGACAAAGGAGCAGAGGGGTCCAGGGGTACTCCTGGGATCCCCGGCATGAACGGGTTCCCTGGACAGCCG GGTGAAAAGGGAGAGAGGGGGTTGAAAGGAGACGCA ggTCTTCCAGGGCGAGATGGCGGGCGACCCGGACCTCCGGGGCCTCCCGGACCTCCTGGGCAAATCATCTACCAGTCGGGTGGAGAT GGTGGTATCCCAGGTCACACAGGATTCCCA GGGCCCATGGGACCGAAAGGAAACCAAGGAGACCCCGGTCCCCCAGGATATGCACCTAAG GGTCAGAAAGGAGAACCTGGTATCATCGTGGGGCCCGATGGAAGACCTCTGTACTTTGGAGGTCTAGCAGGACCGGAG GGTGGATTTGGACCTCCAGGCCCTGTGGGACCTCCA GGTTCACATGGTTCTCCAGGTCCAAAGGGAGAGATTGGGTTTCCAGGCAGGCCG GGTCGTCCCGGGCTGAATGGCGCCAAAGGAGCGAAGGGAGATGTAGGCGGTGGGTCTGGGTTTTCTTATCCT GGTCCTCCAGGTCCACCAGGGCCCCCAGGACCTCCTGGACCTCCCTTTGAT CTGTTCTCCAGATCCTTCCCAG CTGTTAAAGGAGAGAAAGGCGACCgcggaccaccaggggcactAGACGCGACAG GTTTGGGATCAACGTTTGACCTCCATGCTTTAAGG AATGAGATGAAAGGTGAAACCGGTTcaaaaggagagaaaggagaacCCGGTGGAGGATATTATAACCACCGGTATGGAGGGGGTGTGGCTGGACCACCAGGAGAGCCTGGCCCTCCG GGTCCCAAAGGTGAACCCGAGCTCGGTCCACCGGGCCCTCCAGGGCCGCCTGGGCTTCCAGGTAGAGGCTATGATGGGCGACCTGGACCACAAGGGCCGCCAGggccaccaggaccaccaggatcGTTCCATCAGGGAGCTGACAGGGGAACACAGA CCATCAGCATCCCTGGACCTCCAGGACCACCTGGAGCGCCTGGCCTACCTGTACACACATCAGGG GTGACGGTGCTGAGGTCTTTTGACACCATGACGACCACAGCCCGGCGCCAGCCTGAGGGCTCGCTGGTGTATGTCATTGAACAAACTGACCTCTACGTGCGCGTCCGGGATGGAGTTCGTCAAGTCCAT CTTGGACAATATATTGAATTACCCAACGTGGAC GATAATGAAATTGCAACTGCTGAATCACCGCCAGTCGTCCCCTACTCCCAAGATCACCACCAAAACACCTCCAGCCACGACCACCATAGGACCCCCGAGCACCCGGTCCAGCCCGACACTAGACAACCATCACAGCCCGACACAAAACACCCTTCGCACCCGTCATACCCCGACCCCAGATATCCAACCCACTCTGATCCCCGCTACCAGCCAGACTCCCGCCACCAGCCAGACCCGCGGTACCCCTCGCCCACAGATCCCAGGTACCCCAGTTATTCTGAGCGCTATGATCAGCCAGATGGTCGGTACTCCATCCACACGGGTCACGAGCGCCCTTCATACCCAGACGGCCGGTACCCAGTCACGCCTCACCGAAGACCACCTCCACCTGAGCCTGAGCTTCCAGTCCACCATCATTCATCTGGTCCAGGG CTCCACCTGATCGCCCTGAACACCCCTCAGACTGGCGGCATGCGGGGCATCCGCGGCGCAGACTTCCTGTGCTTCACTCAGGCGCAGGCCATCGGGATGAAGGGAACTTTCCGGGCCTTCTTGTCCTCCAGGCTACAAGATCTGCACAGCATCGTCCGCAAGGCCGACCGGGACCGCATACCAATCGTCAACCTGAAG GACGAGGTTCTGTTTGACAACTGGGACTCCATCTTTAACGACGGCCGAATGAAGCACGACGTGCCGATCTATTCCTTCGATGGTAAAGACGTTCTGAGCGACAGCACATG GCCAGAGAAGATGACGTGGCACGGGTCGAACAGCGCCGGGCAGCGGCAAGACGACAATTTCTGTGAGACGTGGCGCTTGGGCGACCAGGAGCAGAAGGGCATGGCGTCGTCGCTGCAGAGCGGCAGCCTCCTCCAGCAGAGCTCCAGCCGCTGCTCCAGCTCCTACGTGGTGCTGTGCATTGAGAACAGCTATGCCGGTCACACTCGGAGATAG